One stretch of Lysobacter sp. KIS68-7 DNA includes these proteins:
- the tuf gene encoding elongation factor Tu, which yields MAKGKFERTKPHVNVGTIGHVDHGKTTLTAALTKVGAERFGGEFKAYDAIDAAPEEKARGITISTAHVEYESATRHYAHVDCPGHADYVKNMITGAAQMDGAILVCSAADGPMPQTREHILLSRQVGVPYIVVFLNKADMVDDAELLELVEMEVRELLTKYEFPGDDTPIIKGSARLALEGDQSEIGVPSILKLVDALDTFIPQPERAIDKPFLMPVEDVFSISGRGTVVTGRIERGIIKVGDEIEIVGIRPTQKTTVTGVEMFRKLLDQGQAGDNAGLLLRGTKRDDVERGQVLAKPGSITPHTTFEAEVYVLSKDEGGRHTPFFKGYRPQFYFRTTDITGAVTLPEGVEMVMPGDNIKMVVELINPVAMDDGLRFAIREGGRTVGAGVVAKILK from the coding sequence ATGGCAAAGGGTAAGTTCGAGCGCACCAAGCCCCACGTGAACGTGGGCACGATCGGTCACGTTGACCACGGCAAGACGACGCTGACGGCGGCGCTGACGAAGGTGGGCGCGGAACGTTTCGGCGGCGAATTCAAGGCATACGACGCGATCGACGCGGCGCCGGAAGAGAAGGCGCGCGGCATCACGATCTCGACGGCGCACGTGGAATACGAATCGGCCACGCGCCACTACGCGCACGTGGACTGCCCGGGCCACGCCGACTACGTGAAGAACATGATCACGGGTGCGGCGCAGATGGACGGCGCGATCCTGGTGTGCTCGGCCGCGGACGGCCCGATGCCGCAGACGCGCGAACACATCCTGCTGTCGCGCCAGGTGGGCGTGCCGTACATCGTCGTGTTCCTGAACAAGGCCGACATGGTGGACGACGCCGAACTGCTCGAGCTGGTCGAGATGGAAGTGCGCGAGCTGCTGACCAAGTACGAATTCCCGGGCGACGACACCCCGATCATCAAGGGTTCGGCGCGCCTGGCGCTGGAAGGCGACCAGTCGGAAATCGGCGTGCCGTCGATCCTGAAGCTGGTGGACGCGCTGGACACGTTCATCCCGCAGCCGGAGCGCGCGATCGACAAGCCGTTCCTGATGCCGGTGGAAGACGTGTTCTCGATCTCGGGCCGCGGCACCGTGGTGACCGGCCGCATCGAGCGCGGCATCATCAAGGTTGGTGACGAAATCGAAATCGTCGGCATCCGTCCGACGCAGAAGACGACGGTCACGGGCGTTGAAATGTTCCGCAAGCTGCTGGACCAGGGCCAGGCGGGCGACAACGCGGGCCTGCTGCTGCGCGGCACCAAGCGTGACGACGTGGAGCGTGGCCAGGTGCTGGCCAAGCCGGGTTCGATCACGCCGCACACGACGTTCGAAGCCGAGGTGTACGTGCTGTCGAAGGACGAAGGCGGCCGCCACACGCCGTTCTTCAAGGGCTACCGCCCGCAGTTCTACTTCCGCACGACCGACATCACGGGCGCCGTGACCCTGCCGGAAGGCGTGGAAATGGTCATGCCGGGCGACAACATCAAGATGGTGGTCGAGCTGATCAACCCGGTGGCGATGGACGATGGCCTGCGCTTCGCGATCCGCGAAGGCGGCCGTACGGTCGGCGCCGGCGTCGTGGCGAAGATCCTCAAGTAA
- the rpsJ gene encoding 30S ribosomal protein S10, with protein MADQKIRIRLKAYDHRLIDRSASEIVETAKRTGAQVRGPIPLPTKLERYTILTSPHADKDARDQYETRTHKRVLDIVDPNDKTVDALMKLELAAGVDVQIKLT; from the coding sequence ATGGCGGACCAGAAGATCCGGATTCGGCTGAAGGCATACGATCATCGTCTGATCGACCGCTCGGCCAGCGAGATCGTCGAGACGGCCAAGCGGACCGGCGCGCAAGTGCGCGGCCCGATCCCGCTGCCGACCAAGCTCGAGCGCTACACCATTCTCACGTCGCCGCACGCCGACAAGGACGCGCGCGACCAGTACGAAACCCGCACGCACAAGCGCGTGCTCGACATCGTCGACCCGAACGACAAGACCGTGGACGCGCTGATGAAGCTCGAACTCGCGGCTGGCGTCGACGTGCAGATCAAGCTGACCTGA
- the rplC gene encoding 50S ribosomal protein L3 produces the protein MTAKKHSLGIVGRKAGMSRVFTEDGKSIPVTLIEATPNRITQVKTVETDGYSAVQVTVGVKRAALINKPEAGHLAKAKVEAGRGLWELRVADDKITDFQVGGEIRADIFEVGQAVDVQGITKGKGFQGTIKRWNFTMGDATHGNSLSHRSPGSIGQRQTPGRVFPGKKMSGHMGAETQTTQNLKVVKVDAERGLIAVRGAVPGAPGGDVIVRPTSKGV, from the coding sequence ATGACCGCGAAGAAGCATTCGTTGGGCATCGTCGGCCGCAAGGCCGGCATGAGCCGCGTGTTTACCGAAGATGGCAAGTCCATCCCGGTGACCCTGATTGAAGCCACCCCGAACCGCATCACCCAGGTGAAGACGGTCGAGACCGACGGCTACAGCGCCGTGCAGGTCACCGTCGGCGTCAAGCGCGCCGCGCTGATCAACAAGCCGGAAGCCGGCCACCTCGCCAAGGCGAAGGTGGAAGCTGGTCGCGGCCTGTGGGAACTGCGCGTTGCCGACGACAAGATCACCGACTTCCAGGTCGGCGGCGAAATCCGCGCCGACATCTTCGAAGTCGGCCAGGCCGTCGACGTCCAGGGCATCACCAAGGGCAAGGGCTTCCAGGGCACGATCAAGCGCTGGAACTTCACCATGGGCGACGCGACGCACGGCAACTCGCTGTCGCACCGTTCGCCGGGTTCGATCGGCCAGCGCCAGACGCCGGGCCGCGTGTTCCCGGGCAAGAAGATGTCGGGCCACATGGGTGCCGAAACCCAGACGACGCAGAACCTGAAGGTCGTCAAGGTCGACGCCGAACGCGGCCTGATCGCCGTGCGCGGTGCCGTGCCGGGCGCGCCGGGTGGCGACGTGATCGTGCGTCCGACGAGCAAGGGAGTCTGA